Proteins encoded by one window of Bactrocera oleae isolate idBacOlea1 chromosome 4, idBacOlea1, whole genome shotgun sequence:
- the mlt gene encoding tubulin-specific chaperone cofactor E-like protein, which yields MPSLLEALERKYFTDCQLENLNDDDAAAETEKSLISIYIPRLPPLVSVPELLVLNDCDIDCAGDFEAIKEKCRRVRELDLAQNKLHDWQEVFHILEHMPRVEFLNLSKNHLVGPICNPTTLPTNSLRSMVLNGTYLDWPCVEVLLDNLPLLEELHLSLNDYKEVLIDSIECASAGDEREDDVAVKAAHAVVDDEVTECNEHNDNNKQSDSHKLTLTTTTTAKATAAAIIETETSATPPPTPTSPTGSCTEPRCKRIQPHRKLKTLHFTGNPVESWLEICRLGRVFPSLENLVLADCPIKAIQADASAVAPTAAGASATNNNDCTTVCEEDVEMSNKTECPHKHFHNLQFLNLSYSNISAWDDIDQIAKFPKLHNLRVKNWPLWERLECTEHERRQLLIARLPNVSLLNGGGVISADEREDAERAFIRHYMDKPEWERPKRYDELVAKHGKLDPLVNINLKPEKRLKVFITYKDKTETRLLDVYCTVGDLKTRLEKLIDLPANKMRLYYVDQDFKEFGPELMKYPNKRLYSYNIQAGDEIIIDEKK from the coding sequence ATGCCATCACTACTGGAAGCGTTGGAACGAAAATATTTCACAGATTGTCAATTAGAGAATCTAAACGACGACGATGCAGCTGCTGAAACAGAAAAGAGCCTCATATCCATTTATATACCCCGTCTGCCACCGCTGGTCAGCGTGCCCGAATTATTGGTATTGAACGACTGTGACATTGACTGTGCGGGCGATTTTGAAGCCATAAAAGAGAAATGTCGCCGCGTGCGCGAGCTAGATCTAGCACAGAATAAGCTGCACGATTGGCAAGAGGTCTTCCACATACTCGAGCATATGCCGCGTGTGGAGTTTCTCAATTTGAGCAAGAACCATCTGGTCGGCCCAATATGCAATCCAACCACCCTACCCACGAACAGTTTAAGGAGCATGGTGTTGAACGGCACATACCTAGATTGGCCATGTGTTGAGGTGTTGTTGGATAATTTGCCATTGTTAGAGGAATTACATCTCAGTTTGAATGACTACAAAGAAGTGCTTATCGATTCAATCGAGTGTGCGAGTGCTGGTGATGAGCGCGAGGATGATGTTGCCGTCAAAGCGGCGCATGCTGTCGTTGACGACGAGGTAACCGAGTGCAACGAGcataacgacaacaacaaacaaagtgACTCACACAAATTAACCCTCACAACTACAACGACAGCAAAAGCAACAGCCGCGGCTATAATCGAAACAGAAACATCAGCAACACCACCACCAACACCCACTTCCCCCACAGGCAGTTGCACTGAGCCGCGTTGTAAGCGCATACAACCACATCGAAAACTGAAAACACTACATTTCACCGGCAATCCCGTTGAAAGTTGGCTCGAAATTTGCCGTTTGGGACGCGTATTCCCCAGCCTCGAGAATTTGGTGCTCGCCGACTGCCCCATCAAAGCCATACAAGCCGATGCGAGTGCCGTTGCGCCAACAGCGGCGGGCGCGAGTGCCACCAATAACAATGACTGCACGACCGTCTGCGAAGAAGACGTAGAAATGTCCAATAAAACGGAATGTCCGCATAAGCATTTCCACAATCTACAATTTCTCAATCTCAGCTACTCGAACATAAGTGCCTGGGATGATATAGATCAGATAGCGAAATTCCCGAAACTGCACAATTTGCGTGTTAAAAACTGGCCACTCTGGGAGCGTCTGGAGTGCACCGAACACGAACGTCGTCAACTGTTAATTGCACGTTTGCCGAATGTTAGTCTACTCAACGGCGGTGGCGTGATCAGCGCCGACGAACGCGAAGATGCCGAACGCGCTTTCATACGTCACTACATGGATAAGCCCGAATGGGAGCGTCCGAAGCGCTATGACGAGTTGGTAGCCAAACATGGCAAACTAGATCCGTTAGTTAACATAAATCTTAAGCCTGAGAAACGCCTAAAAGTATTCATTACGTATAAGGATAAGACGGAAACACGCCTGCTTGACGTCTACTGCACTGTGGGCGATCTGAAGACGCGGTTGGAGAAACTGATCGATTTGCCAGCAAATAAAATGCGTTTGTATTATGTCGATCAAGATTTCAAGGAATTCGGGCCGGAATTAATGAAGTACCCCAATAAGCGACTGTACAGTTATAATATACAAGCGGGCGATGAAATTATTATCGATGAGAAGAAATAG